In Panthera tigris isolate Pti1 chromosome D2, P.tigris_Pti1_mat1.1, whole genome shotgun sequence, one DNA window encodes the following:
- the ZNF239 gene encoding zinc finger protein 239, whose amino-acid sequence MVTLQSDDYKNMASEEYLSLKVPSQVATKGSSVTFCKKEPQDPQKSKSLFITEEGTERKVLGGESPPMDHCSENLQIKLLSDVTELVSPLVSGEATCQNGQLRESLDHFDCNCKDICGWKSQVVGRSHRRAHTGDKPCNHYNCRKRHNNSSGSNPCEKIHTAEKLHRCSQCGKDFSERSELLLHQRRHAEEKPYKCEQCGKGFTRSSSLLIHRAVHTDEKPYKCDKCGKGFTRSSSLLIHHAVHTGEKPYKCDKCGKGFSQSSKLHIHQRVHTGEKPYECGECGMSFSQRSNLHIHQRVHTGERPYKCGECGKGFSQSSNLHIHRCIHTGEKPFQCYECGKGFSQSSDLRIHLRVHTGEKPYHCGKCGKGFSQSSKLLIHQRVHTGEKPYECSKCGKGFSQSSNLHIHQRVHRKDPIK is encoded by the coding sequence ATGGTGACTCTTCAAAGTGATGATTATAAAAACATGGCAAGTGAagaatatttgtctttgaaaGTCCCAAGCCAAGTGGCCACAAAGGGCTCCTCAGTGACTTTCTGCAAAAAGGAGCCCCAGGATCCTCAGAAAAGTAAAAGTCTGTTTATAACTGAAGAAGGCACTGAGAGAAAAGTCTTGGGAGGAGAAAGTCCTCCCATGGACCATTGTTCAGAGAACCTTCAAATTAAACTTTTGTCTGATGTAACAGAACTGGTCTCACCATTGGTCAGTGGTGAGGCAACTTGCCAGAATGGCCAGTTGAGAGAATCTTTGGATCACTTTGACTGTAACTGCAAAGACATTTGTGGTTGGAAATCACAAGTGGTCGGTCGTAGTCATCGGAGAGCTCATACAGGGGACAAACCCTGTAACCATTACAACTGCAGGAAAAGACATAACAACAGCTCAGGCAGTAATCCGTGTGAGAAAATCCACACTGCAGAGAAGCTACACAGATGTAGTCAGTGTGGTAAGGACTTCAGCGAGCGCTCAGAGCTGCTACTTCATCAAAGGCGCCACGCAGAAGAAAAGCCCTACAAATGTGAGCAGTGTGGGAAGGGCTTCACGAGGAGCTCCAGTCTCCTCATCCATCGAGCAGTCCACACGGATGAGAAACCCTATAAGTGTGACAAGTGCGGAAAAGGCTTCACAAGGAGTTCAAGTCTGCTCATTCATCACGCAGTCCATACAGGCGAGAAGCCTTATAAATGTGACAAGTGCGGGAAGGGCTTTAGTCAGAGCTCCAAACTGCACATTCATCAACGGGTGCACACTGGCGAGAAGCCCTATGAGTGTGGGGAGTGTGGTATGAGCTTCAGTCAGCGCTCCAACCTGCACATCCACCAGCGAGTCCACACTGGGGAGAGGCCCTACAAATGTGGGGAATGTGGGAAGGGCTTCAGTCAGAGTTCGAACCTTCACATTCACCGGTGCATACACACAGGTGAGAAGCCCTTCCAGTGCTACGAATGTGGGAAGGGCTTTAGCCAGAGCTCTGATCTCCGCATCCATCTCAGAgtccacactggagagaagccctatCACTGTGGCAAGTGTGGGAAGGGATTTAGCCAGAGCTCAAAACTCCTCATCCACCAGAGGGTGcatactggagagaagccctatgAGTGCAGCAAGTGTGGGAAGGGCTTCAGCCAGAGCTCCAACCTCCACATCCACCAGCGGGTTCATAGGAAAGATCCTATTAAATAA